In Piliocolobus tephrosceles isolate RC106 chromosome 5, ASM277652v3, whole genome shotgun sequence, a single genomic region encodes these proteins:
- the H1-5 gene encoding histone H1.5: MSETAPAETATPAPVEKSPAKKKATKKAAGAGAAKRKATGPPVSELITKAVAASKERNGLSLAALKKALAAGGYDVEKNNSRIKLGLKSLVSKGTLVQTKGTGASGSFKLNKKAASGEAKPKAKKAGAAKAKKPAGATPKKPKKAAGAKKAVKKTPKKAKKPAAAGVKKVAKSPKKSKAAAKPKKATKSPAKPKAVKPKAAKPKAAKPKAAKPKAAKAKKAAAKKK, from the coding sequence ATGTCGGAAACCGCTCCTGCCGAAACAGCCACCCCAGCGCCTGTGGAGAAATCCCCCGCTAAGAAGAAGGCAACTAAGAAGGCGGCGGGCGCCGGCGCTGCTAAGCGCAAAGCGACTGGGCCCCCAGTCTCAGAGCTGATCACCAAGGCTGTGGCTGCTTCTAAGGAGCGCAATGGCCTTTCCTTGGCAGCTCTTAAGAAGGCCTTAGCGGCCGGTGGCTACGACGTGGAGAAGAATAACAGCCGCATCAAGCTGGGCCTCAAGAGCTTGGTGAGCAAGGGCACCCTGGTGCAGACCAAGGGCACTGGTGCTTCTGGCTCCTTTAAACTCAACAAGAAGGCGGCCTCCGGAGAAGCCAAGCCCAAAGCCAAGAAGGCAGGCGCCGCTAAAGCTAAGAAGCCCGCGGGGGCCACGCCTAAGAAGCCCAAGAAGGCTGCAGGGGCGAAAAAGGCAGTGAAGAAGACTCCGAAGAAGGCGAAGAAACCCGCGGCGGCTGGCGTCAAAAAAGTGGCGAAGAGCCCTAAGAAGTCCAAGGCCGCGGCCAAACCGAAAAAGGCAACCAAGAGTCCTGCCAAGCCCAAGGCAGTTAAGCCGAAAGCGGCGAAGCCCAAAGCCGCTAAACCCAAAGCAGCAAAACCAAAAGCTGCAAAGGCCAAGAAGGCGGCTGCCAAAAAGAAGTAG
- the LOC111525950 gene encoding histone H2A type 1 produces the protein MSGRGKQGGKARAKAKTRSSRAGLQFPVGRVHRLLRKGNYAERVGAGAPVYLAAVLEYLTAEILELAGNAARDNKKTRIIPRHLQLAIRNDEELNKLLGKVTIAQGGVLPNIQAVLLPKKTESHHKAKGK, from the coding sequence ATGTCGGGACGCGGCAAGCAGGGAGGCAAAGCTCGCGCCAAGGCCAAGACCCGCTCTTCTCGGGCTGGTCTCCAGTTCCCCGTGGGCCGAGTGCACCGGCTGCTCCGCAAGGGCAACTATGCTGAGCGGGTCGGGGCCGGCGCCCCGGTGTATCTTGCAGCGGTGCTGGAGTACCTGACAGCCGAGATCCTGGAGCTGGCGGGCAACGCCGCTCGCGACAACAAGAAGACCCGTATTATCCCGCGTCACCTGCAGCTGGCCATCCGTAACGACGAGGAGCTCAACAAGCTGCTGGGCAAAGTGACCATCGCTCAGGGTGGTGTCCTGCCCAACATTCAGGCCGTGCTACTGCCCAAGAAGACAGAGAGTCATCACAAGGCCAAGGGCAAATAA